A window from Enterocloster bolteae encodes these proteins:
- a CDS encoding M20 metallopeptidase family protein, whose product MTIHELVASLEPEINAVRQQIHENPELGLKEYNTSALIEKELREKTHVDRIEHIGETGLLVEIKGTKPGTAHCIALRGDMDALPIKEDESHELRSRTDGIMHACGHDVHTSILLGAVRVLEHYRNQIAGSILFFFQPSEETLQGGKLFAESPKIDFHTIDGVAALHVTPDLCAGKIGVRYGAILGSSDELTITVKGKGGHGAHPDTVIDPILLAAQIVQALQMLVSRELAADESGVVSLCSIQGGNAFNIIPDSVVLKGTIRALDPKVREHILKRIPEICKGIAAAGRGDAEVNIKLGPPPLVSDSQWVDRVKRCGSKLLGHENVIELAHPSMGAEDFAFVMEKAPGVFVRFGSRSEGGPYGGLHSPHFYCDRKALTTGILTLAGIALDFFDVDFE is encoded by the coding sequence ATGACAATACATGAATTAGTAGCTTCACTAGAACCTGAAATTAATGCAGTCCGCCAGCAAATCCACGAAAATCCCGAGCTGGGCCTTAAAGAATATAATACAAGCGCTCTCATAGAAAAAGAACTGCGTGAAAAAACTCATGTTGACAGAATAGAGCACATCGGTGAAACCGGACTTCTGGTGGAAATAAAGGGAACGAAACCGGGCACCGCCCACTGCATCGCACTTCGCGGAGACATGGACGCCCTCCCCATAAAAGAAGACGAGAGCCACGAACTGCGGAGCAGGACAGACGGCATAATGCATGCATGCGGACATGATGTACACACATCCATCCTGTTGGGAGCAGTGAGAGTTCTGGAGCATTACAGAAATCAGATTGCCGGATCCATTCTGTTCTTTTTTCAGCCGTCAGAGGAAACGCTGCAAGGCGGAAAACTGTTTGCTGAAAGCCCCAAAATCGACTTCCATACCATTGACGGTGTGGCTGCCCTGCATGTAACACCTGACTTATGTGCCGGAAAAATCGGGGTACGCTATGGCGCAATTCTTGGAAGTTCAGACGAACTCACCATTACCGTAAAAGGAAAGGGCGGTCATGGGGCCCATCCTGACACAGTTATCGACCCCATCCTGTTAGCTGCCCAGATCGTACAGGCACTGCAGATGCTGGTTTCCCGTGAACTTGCGGCAGACGAATCCGGTGTTGTCTCCCTCTGCTCCATCCAGGGCGGAAATGCATTTAACATCATACCTGATTCCGTTGTATTAAAGGGTACCATCCGTGCCCTGGACCCAAAAGTCCGGGAGCATATACTAAAAAGAATCCCGGAAATATGCAAGGGTATAGCCGCTGCCGGACGCGGTGATGCAGAGGTGAACATCAAACTGGGGCCTCCTCCGCTGGTCAGCGACAGCCAATGGGTCGATCGGGTAAAACGCTGCGGCAGCAAACTTCTAGGTCATGAGAATGTAATCGAACTGGCTCATCCAAGTATGGGCGCCGAGGATTTTGCATTTGTAATGGAGAAGGCACCTGGGGTTTTCGTTAGGTTTGGTTCGCGAAGCGAAGGCGGTCCTTATGGCGGGCTCCACAGCCCCCACTTTTACTGTGACCGGAAAGCTCTCACCACAGGTATCCTGACACTTGCTGGTATTGCTTTGGATTTCTTTGATGTGGATTTTGAATAA
- a CDS encoding YfcC family protein, with protein sequence MKEGNKRSWFPNVYTILFLLAIVSAILTWIVPAGSYERVTEENVTKVVAGTYHVIGQNPQGPWEIFQALVTGFKNQSSLIYMILFVGAAVYMITETKAIDTIFMKLAKAVKGREEIAIFCVMFFMSMGGATGVFGNATLVLIPIGIFLSQAMGFDKTLGFFMIFFGQFAGFNVGWANAGVLGVAQAIAEVPLFSGFSARVIFHIVNFTLSYAFVIFYLHQIKKDPCKSLNYEQGLKTNDIMGYQDGELGDAPVTKVQVLSMLCMVAGLAAVVIGALKFKWGADKISATFLVVCLLIGCVSCKDINVGFNRFIKGCASTVGAAFIVGFANCLTVLMSNGMILDTIVYWLAKPISHMGAVLGAGFMFLANALINFFISSGSGQAAAVMPIMVPIADLTGITRQVAVQAFQFGDGFTNCVIPTIGTLMGGLGFAGISYGKYLKKAMPLILVQITLAFFTLMFLQSIGWTGL encoded by the coding sequence ATGAAAGAAGGCAATAAAAGATCATGGTTCCCGAACGTATATACAATCTTGTTTTTGTTAGCAATTGTATCGGCCATTTTAACATGGATTGTCCCCGCGGGAAGCTACGAGCGTGTGACAGAAGAAAATGTAACAAAGGTTGTAGCCGGCACTTATCATGTGATTGGTCAGAATCCTCAGGGGCCATGGGAAATCTTTCAGGCCCTGGTAACAGGTTTTAAAAATCAGTCCAGCCTTATTTATATGATTTTGTTTGTAGGCGCAGCTGTTTACATGATTACAGAAACAAAAGCAATTGACACAATTTTTATGAAACTGGCAAAGGCCGTAAAGGGCAGAGAAGAAATAGCTATTTTCTGTGTTATGTTTTTCATGTCCATGGGCGGTGCCACAGGTGTGTTCGGAAACGCAACCCTTGTTTTGATTCCCATTGGAATTTTCCTGTCACAGGCCATGGGATTTGATAAGACCCTGGGATTTTTCATGATTTTCTTCGGACAGTTCGCTGGTTTCAATGTGGGCTGGGCAAATGCGGGCGTATTGGGCGTGGCGCAGGCAATCGCAGAGGTACCGCTGTTTTCCGGTTTTAGTGCCAGGGTAATTTTCCATATCGTAAACTTTACATTGAGTTATGCGTTTGTTATCTTCTATCTTCACCAGATCAAAAAAGACCCCTGCAAAAGCCTGAATTATGAGCAGGGCCTGAAAACAAATGATATCATGGGCTATCAGGACGGCGAGTTAGGCGATGCCCCTGTAACAAAGGTTCAGGTGCTGTCTATGCTGTGTATGGTGGCAGGTCTGGCTGCGGTTGTAATCGGCGCATTGAAGTTTAAATGGGGCGCGGACAAAATTTCTGCAACATTTCTGGTGGTTTGCCTCCTGATCGGATGTGTAAGCTGTAAGGATATAAACGTGGGTTTCAACCGTTTCATTAAAGGCTGCGCAAGTACGGTAGGCGCTGCTTTCATCGTAGGCTTTGCAAATTGCCTGACTGTCCTCATGAGCAACGGCATGATTCTGGATACAATCGTATATTGGCTGGCAAAGCCAATCAGCCACATGGGTGCTGTCTTAGGCGCCGGCTTCATGTTCCTTGCCAATGCTCTTATTAACTTTTTCATTTCTTCTGGTTCCGGCCAGGCTGCAGCTGTTATGCCAATTATGGTTCCAATCGCAGATTTAACGGGTATTACAAGACAGGTTGCTGTACAGGCCTTCCAGTTCGGAGACGGATTTACAAACTGTGTCATTCCTACCATCGGTACCTTGATGGGAGGTCTTGGTTTTGCAGGTATTTCTTATGGAAAATACTTAAAGAAGGCAATGCCTCTTATTCTTGTTCAGATTACGCTGGCGTTCTTTACACTCATGTTTTTACAGAGCATAGGCTGGACCGGACTTTAA